A part of Deltaproteobacteria bacterium genomic DNA contains:
- the dksA gene encoding RNA polymerase-binding protein DksA, whose product MERDRLEYFKILLNEKLEELLSEAEKTVSGMSGKEENFPDPTDRASLETDRNFLLRVKDRERKLITKIKEALKRIDDGTYGVCELCGEDISEKRLEARPVTTCCIECKKEEEEFEKARNA is encoded by the coding sequence ATGGAAAGGGACAGGCTCGAGTACTTCAAGATCCTCCTCAATGAAAAACTCGAAGAGCTCTTGAGCGAGGCGGAAAAGACCGTTTCAGGGATGAGCGGGAAGGAAGAGAACTTCCCCGACCCCACGGACCGCGCCTCCCTTGAGACGGACAGGAACTTCCTGCTTCGCGTCAAGGACAGGGAAAGAAAGCTCATAACCAAAATCAAGGAGGCTCTCAAGAGGATAGACGACGGCACTTACGGCGTCTGCGAACTCTGCGGCGAGGACATATCGGAGAAGAGGCTCGAGGCAAGACCGGTCACCACCTGCTGCATAGAATGCAAGAAGGAAGAAGAAGAATTCGAAAAGGCGAGAAATGCTTAG
- the moaC gene encoding cyclic pyranopterin monophosphate synthase MoaC — MALTHIDGRGKARMVDVTAKDVTERVAMAKGRVLMKRETLDLVLANEMKKGDVLGVARVAGIMAAKRTGELIPLCHPLNVTSVEVEFEPVMDPPGIDITATARVASRTGVEMEALTAVSVAALTIYDMCKAADKGMELTDIRLVRKTGGKSGDYMREGEP, encoded by the coding sequence ATGGCTCTTACCCATATAGACGGGCGCGGCAAGGCGCGCATGGTAGACGTGACGGCCAAGGACGTGACCGAAAGGGTCGCGATGGCAAAGGGGAGGGTCCTTATGAAAAGGGAGACCCTGGACCTCGTCCTCGCGAACGAGATGAAAAAAGGGGACGTCCTCGGCGTCGCAAGGGTCGCCGGTATAATGGCCGCCAAGAGGACGGGCGAGCTCATACCGCTCTGCCATCCGCTGAACGTGACGAGCGTGGAGGTGGAGTTCGAGCCCGTCATGGACCCGCCCGGAATCGACATAACGGCGACCGCCAGGGTGGCATCGAGGACCGGCGTCGAGATGGAGGCCCTTACGGCCGTTTCGGTCGCGGCCCTTACCATATACGACATGTGCAAGGCCGCCGATAAGGGCATGGAGCTTACCGATATAAGGCTTGTAAGGAAGACCGGCGGCAAGAGCGGCGACTACATGCGCGAGGGAGAGCCTTAG